The Candidatus Hydrogenedentota bacterium genome segment AACGTGGCCGAGATTGCCGAGGTTGCCGAGTCCTTTGAACACATGTTGCTCCTTGTTCTGTTGCTGAGTGGGGCTTGTTTCAGTCACTATAGTATACGGTCCGTGCGTCGCGGGCGTAAAGCTGCGCCGGAAACGGCGGGGCACAAATGATTGAGGACTTTCCGGAATGTCGATAAGCGGCGGGAATGGAGGAGAACCATTGAACGATAAGAAAGACGCGGGCGCAGGCGCGGCGGGCCTGGTAGTCACGCGCGAGCTGTTGCTCAAGTATGACCGGCCTGGACCCCGCTACACCAGTTATCCCACGGCTCCCGAATGGTCTGAGTCGTTCGGCGACGCCGATTACCGCGAGGCGCTGGCGCGTGCGGCGCAGCAAACCGCGGAGCCACTGTCTATTTACGTGCATTTGCCGTTCTGCCATGAGCGGTGCCTGTTTTGCGGTTGCAACGTGGTGATTTCGAAACGGCAGGACGTAGCCGAGAACTATCTCGATTACCTGTACCGCGAAATCGGCATGGGCGCCGGGGCCTTGGGCGAGCGGCGGACCGTGCGGCAGATACACTGGGGCGGCGGCACCCCGACGTTCCTGACCGTGCCGCAGATACGGGCGCTGTTCAGCACGCTCGCGCGGCACTTCGCCATCGCGCGGGATGCAGAAATTGCACTCGAAGTGGACCCGTGCGTGACGACACGGGAGCAACTCGAAGCGTTGCGCACGCTGGGATTCAACCGGATCAGCATGGGCGTGCAGGACTTCGACCCTTACGTGCAGCAAATCGTCAACCGTAACCAGACCGAAGCCGAAACGCGCCGGCTGGTCGGATGGTGCCGCGAATTGGGCTTTGGCGGCGTGAATATAGACCTGATCTACGGGTTGCCGGAACAGCGGCCCGAAACGTGGGAAAAGACCATCAAGACGACTATCGACCTGCGCCCGGACCGGCTCGCCGTGTACAGCTACGCGCATATTCCGGACAAGATCAAGCACCAGCGGCGGCTGGAGGGTTACCGCAGGCCCGTGGGCCCCGAAAAATACGAACTCTTCGCAAATGCAAGGCGACTGTTCATCGAGGCGGGCTACCGCGCCATCGGTATGGACCATTTCGCGTTGCCGGGGGATGAACTGTCCGTCGCGATGGACGAGCGCCGGCTTCACCGNNNNNNNNNNNNNNNNNNNNNNNNNNNNNNNNNNNNNNNNNNNNNNNNNNNNNNNNNNNNNNNNNNNNNNNNNNNNNNNNNNNNNNNNNNNNNNNNNNNNATTCCCGCAGGGACGAAAACACCTATACGTGAAATGTGAAACAGGCCAACTCCCGATGCGGTGCGGCATTTCGCGGCGTTGGAGAGACTCAGGCTGCCAGTGGGCTGCGGCGGCGTCATATGTCTGGCCGAGGAAGATATTCCGCTGACCAAGACACTGCAAAGTATCCCCCTGGCCACCCTGTGAGGCCGTAGAAAGCGATACCCGCGCCGAATCGAAGCCTTTTTCGAGGGAGACACCGGAATCGGGGTCTTTGCCCCGAGTCTGCAGGACTCCAGGGACTCCAGGGATTGCCTCGGGCGCGGGGCGCGGGATATGCTTGGCCCGGGTGCTGATAGAGTGCGGAATATTGCGTGGGACGACATGGCCACGGGGCAGCGTATGGTGACTGACAGCGACATTCTGATACTTGGGGCGGGCATGACGGGCCTGTGTGCGGCGCATTATGCCGCCCAGCGGTTTGGCCAGGAGCGGGTACTGGTGCTGGAGGCCGCGGACGCGCCGGGCGGCACGGCGCGCACGGACCACATCGACGGATTCACCATAGAGTGGGGACCAAACGGGTTTCTGGACAAGGAGCCAAAGACCCTTGGATGGATGGCGGACCTGGGCTTGGGCGAACAGCTCGTGCGCGTGAATGAAGCGGCGGCGCACCGGTTTATCTATCGCGCTGGGCGTTTGCATGAGGTAAAGCCGCCGCCCGCTTTTCTCGTATCGCCGTTGTTGTCGGTGCGGGGCCGCGCGCGTCTGTTGTGCGAGCCGTTTGTCCAGGGCAAACGCGACGACGCGCCGGAATCGGTGTGGGAATTTGCGAAACGGCGCATTGGCCGCGAAGCAGCGGATATCCTGGTGAGCCCGATGGTGTCGGGCATTTTCGGCGGCGATGCGAAGCAGTTGAGCCTTGAACATTGTTTCCCGCGCATGGCGGAAATGGAGCGGACCTACGGCGGCCTGTTCAAGGCCATGCGTGCGCTGCGCAAGAGCGGGGCTTCGGCGATGGGGCCTTCCGGCGTGCTCACGAGCCTGCGCGAGGGCATCGGCGGCGTCGCACAGAGGGTTCAGACCCGTCTGGGCGGCCGGCTGCGCCTGGGCGTGAAGGTGAACAGCATCCAATTATCGGGAAGCGGCGGCTTCCGGGTCGAGACGGACACGGACGGGCAGGACGAGGCCTTCGAAGCGCGCACGGTGGTTGTGGCGCTGCCCGCGTACGCGGCGTCGGCATGCTGTGCCGCGCTCGAGGAACGTCTGGCGTCCGCGCTTGGAAAGATCGCCTACGCGGGCATCGCGGTCGTCTCCGCGGCGTTCCGGCGCGAACAAGTGGGCCACGACCTGAACGGATTTGGCTTTCTCGTGCCGCGCACGGAGGGCCGGCGGCTCCTCGGATGTCTGTGGGACTCGACATTGTTCCCGAATCGGGCTCCGGAGGATTGCGTGCTGCTGCGGGCAATGTACGGCGGCTATACGGACCCGGACGCGGTGCGGCTGAGCGACGCGAGTCTGCTGGATTGTCTGAGGCGCGAGGTGTACGACCTGTTGCGCATCTCCGGAGAGCCGGAACTGCTGCGCATTTACCGGCATCCTCTGGGCATACCGCAGTACCTGCTGGGGCACGAGGACTGCATGCGCGCCGTCGAGACGGCGGAACAGCTTTTTCCCGGTTTGGTATTCGCGGGGAACGCCTACCGCGGCATCGGCTTGAACGACTGCGTGTTGTCCGCTCTGCGCGCCGTCGACAGGGTGGAGAGAGGGATTCGTCTTTGACACCCCGGAATGGGGAATGCCATCATGGTAATCGTTCGTTTCGAAGCGTAGAGCGACTGTCTTGCCGCCTTGGAGGCCATCCATGCCCGCATCGACGAAACCCGCCGTGGTCTTCGCGGAGAAGCAAGGAAGAATCACGCGCGCGCTGTTCCCCAACTCGCGCAAGATATACGTGCAGGGGTCGCGTCCGTCGATCCGCGTGGCCATGCGCGAGATCAGCCAATCGCCAACGCTTTCGGGGCCGGCGGGCGCGGTGGTCGAAGAGAACCCGCCGATTACGGTCTACGACACGTCCGGGCCTTATACAGACCCGTCGATAGATTTGGACGTGCGCCGGGGCGTGCCCGCGGTGAGGCTCGAATGGATCCGCGAGCGGGGCGACGTCGAGGAGCATAGCCAGAGCGCTTCGGCGTACGGGCGGGCGCGCACCGCCGACCCGGCGGGTGCCGCAGTGAAGTTTCCACGCACGCGCAGCTTGCTGCGCGCCAAGCCCGGTCTTCGCGTGACGCAAATGCATTATGCGCGGCGCGGCATGGTCACGCCGGAAATGGAGTACATCGCGATCCGGGAAAACCAGCGCCGCGACGAGGCCGTGGCGTTTCTGAAACAGCAGCATCCCGGGATGGATTGGGACGCGCGTATCCCGGCGAGCTTCACGCCGGAATTCGTACGGTCTGAAGTGGCGCGCGGGCGCGCGATCATCCCGGCGAACGTGAATCATCCGGAAATCGAGCCGATGATCATTGGCCGCAACTTCCTCGTGAAGATCAACGCGAATATCGGCAATTCCGCCGTGTCGAGTTCTATCGAAGACGAAGTCGAGAAGATGGTATGGGCCATTCGCTGGGGCGCGGACACGGTCATGGACCTGAGCACGGGCGAGAACATCCACGAGACGCGCGAGTGGATCATCCGGAACAGCCCGGTGCCTATTGGGACCGTGCCGATCTATCAGGCACTGGAAAAGGCTGGCGGCAGGCCGGAGGAACTCACGTGGGAGGTCTTCCGCGACACTCTGATCGAACAGGCGGAACAGGGCGTGGACTATTTCACAATCCACGCCGGGGTGCTGTTGCGGTTTATCCCGTTGACGGCGAACCGCATGACGGGCATCGTGAGCCGCGGCGGCTCGATCATGGCGAAGTGGTGTCTCGCGCATCACCAGGAAAGCTTCCTGTACACGCATTGGGACGAGATCTGCGAGGTCATGGCGGCGTATGACGTGGCGTTTTCGATTGGCGACGGCCTGCGTCCGGGCTCGATTGCGGACGCGAACGACGCTGCGCAATTCGCGGAATTGCAGGTACAGGGCGAGTTGACGCGCCGAGCCTGGGAATTCGACGTGCAGGTCATGAACGAGGGGCCCGGCCATATTCCCATGCATATGATTAAGGAAAACGTGGACAAACAGCTGGAATGGTGCGATGAGGCGCCATTCTATACGCTCGGGCCGCTGATCACGGACATCTCGCCGGGCTATGACCATTACTCGTCCGGCATCGGTGCGGCGATGATCGGCTGGTACGGCACGGCGCTGCTTTGTTATGTCACGCCCAAGGAACATCTCGGCCTGCCGGACAAGCACGATGTGCGTGAAGGAGTGGTCGCTTACAAGATTGCGGCACACGCGGCGGACCTCGCGAAAGGGCTGCCGGGCTCGCAAATCCGGGACAACGCCATCAGCAAGGCGCGTTTCGAGTTCCGCTGGGAGGACCAGTTCAACCTTTCGCTTGACCCGGAGCGCGCGCGGGCGTTCCACGATGCGACGCTGCCCGCGGTGGGCGCGAAGGTGGCGCATTTCTGCTCGATGTGCGGGCCAAAGTTCTGTTCGATGGAGATCACGCAGCAGTTGCGCAAATATGCGACGGACCACGGTGTCGATGCGGAGACGGCCCGGCAAGAGGGCTTTCTCGAGATGTCGGAACGCTTTCTCGCCGAAGGGGCGGAACTCTACCCGAAGCAATAGGGACCGGGCTCAAACGCTTCGTTTTCGGCGAAGGCGCATGCGGTACAGTCATTCGGTGAAGCAGGTTTCCTTGTCTTTCTCGGCCTCTGACCGAATTCCTCGCGTCTATGGTTGTGTTAACGCCAGTACGTCCAGCGCCGTAGCACATTGCTTCACATATTCGTCCTGGGTCTCTGTAACCGGCACAAACACCAGCGGAGGATCGTTCAGCGTAGGTTGTGCCGCGCCGATTGTCCACGCGATGCGGGCGTCATCCATGCGGCCAAGGGCGGCCAGGGCTTTGCCCATCCAGTAGCGGACTTCCGCGTCGGTGAGGACGTAGTGGGCGCCAACTTGCAGGTTTTCGGGATAAGTGAGCGCGGTGTCAAAATCACGCAGGGCTTCCTCGGGACGCCCGTCCGCGAGTGCGGCCTTGCCCCGGCTCAGCAGAGCGCTGACGAAGATATCGTGTGGCTTGGCCTGGCCTTCCCAGTTTGAGAAACGCGCCGTGGCCAGCAGATGAATACAGTCGTCGAAGCGTTGCTCATTCAAATACGCCTCGGCGAGCCAGAGTACGGCGTCATAACGCGGGTCGCGCGTGCGCGGGAGCTTTTCGATGACTTGAATGCCTTCCGTGCGGCGGTCTTGCGCCGCGAGCACTTCCGCGAGGTCGAGATAGAGCACCTGGTCGTCCGGTCTATGTTCGAGGGCGTTGCGGAAGCACGTTTCCGCGCGCGGCAGGTCGTTCTTCTTTTTCTGCGCCCAGACGCCGAGCAGGCGCCACGCCACGCTAAGTGACGGGTCGAGTTCGACCGCCTTTTCCCAATATGGCACGGCTTCCTCAAGGCGGTGCAGGCCGGCGAGCAAATGGCCCTGCAACAACTGCGCGTGG includes the following:
- the thiC gene encoding phosphomethylpyrimidine synthase ThiC; protein product: MPASTKPAVVFAEKQGRITRALFPNSRKIYVQGSRPSIRVAMREISQSPTLSGPAGAVVEENPPITVYDTSGPYTDPSIDLDVRRGVPAVRLEWIRERGDVEEHSQSASAYGRARTADPAGAAVKFPRTRSLLRAKPGLRVTQMHYARRGMVTPEMEYIAIRENQRRDEAVAFLKQQHPGMDWDARIPASFTPEFVRSEVARGRAIIPANVNHPEIEPMIIGRNFLVKINANIGNSAVSSSIEDEVEKMVWAIRWGADTVMDLSTGENIHETREWIIRNSPVPIGTVPIYQALEKAGGRPEELTWEVFRDTLIEQAEQGVDYFTIHAGVLLRFIPLTANRMTGIVSRGGSIMAKWCLAHHQESFLYTHWDEICEVMAAYDVAFSIGDGLRPGSIADANDAAQFAELQVQGELTRRAWEFDVQVMNEGPGHIPMHMIKENVDKQLEWCDEAPFYTLGPLITDISPGYDHYSSGIGAAMIGWYGTALLCYVTPKEHLGLPDKHDVREGVVAYKIAAHAADLAKGLPGSQIRDNAISKARFEFRWEDQFNLSLDPERARAFHDATLPAVGAKVAHFCSMCGPKFCSMEITQQLRKYATDHGVDAETARQEGFLEMSERFLAEGAELYPKQ
- the hemG gene encoding protoporphyrinogen oxidase, coding for MRNIAWDDMATGQRMVTDSDILILGAGMTGLCAAHYAAQRFGQERVLVLEAADAPGGTARTDHIDGFTIEWGPNGFLDKEPKTLGWMADLGLGEQLVRVNEAAAHRFIYRAGRLHEVKPPPAFLVSPLLSVRGRARLLCEPFVQGKRDDAPESVWEFAKRRIGREAADILVSPMVSGIFGGDAKQLSLEHCFPRMAEMERTYGGLFKAMRALRKSGASAMGPSGVLTSLREGIGGVAQRVQTRLGGRLRLGVKVNSIQLSGSGGFRVETDTDGQDEAFEARTVVVALPAYAASACCAALEERLASALGKIAYAGIAVVSAAFRREQVGHDLNGFGFLVPRTEGRRLLGCLWDSTLFPNRAPEDCVLLRAMYGGYTDPDAVRLSDASLLDCLRREVYDLLRISGEPELLRIYRHPLGIPQYLLGHEDCMRAVETAEQLFPGLVFAGNAYRGIGLNDCVLSALRAVDRVERGIRL
- the hemN gene encoding oxygen-independent coproporphyrinogen III oxidase produces the protein MNDKKDAGAGAAGLVVTRELLLKYDRPGPRYTSYPTAPEWSESFGDADYREALARAAQQTAEPLSIYVHLPFCHERCLFCGCNVVISKRQDVAENYLDYLYREIGMGAGALGERRTVRQIHWGGGTPTFLTVPQIRALFSTLARHFAIARDAEIALEVDPCVTTREQLEALRTLGFNRISMGVQDFDPYVQQIVNRNQTEAETRRLVGWCRELGFGGVNIDLIYGLPEQRPETWEKTIKTTIDLRPDRLAVYSYAHIPDKIKHQRRLEGYRRPVGPEKYELFANARRLFIEAGYRAIGMDHFALPGDELSVAMDERRLHR